A stretch of Planococcus citri chromosome 5, ihPlaCitr1.1, whole genome shotgun sequence DNA encodes these proteins:
- the LOC135849020 gene encoding annexin B9-like, translating to MQISLLTVTIFFPQILRIQCETIDDPTLKPAKPFSASDDGEILRNELKSKIINRSKIARLFFHRTYQQRHEIQVYYDQKYCPNGDTNKPFEYCPFHSALKDISTESLDDLYNISLTPPEGIYAQTIHHAIESKDGEVGAIEEAVCGNDKKTKDLINKYYQANYQTTVEDHLATFKKDDEEYQNVMLKYCWKGLSQEKKLCPEDIDKETQILRDLHHKKDWDGFKKKLKELLDNTSEPDLQQIFIKYRHDKKGIDKAVEDVFKEERQIRAYNVLARYIEHTARYYAEMLRDTVDSPTSLIIKSTKINRIVLTRCERDLSSIFKEYHDKYGHTFTKNLHDIFFDRFWYWDFDPEDRYVECIRYLCGKP from the exons ATGCAAATTTCACTGCTAACAGTGACGATATTCTTTCCACAAATTTTAAGGATTCAG TGTGAAACGATCGATGATCCGACGCTGAAACCAGCCAAACCTTTCTCAGCCAGCGATGACGGTGAAATTCTAAGAAACGAGTTAAAGAGCAAGATAATAAATCGAAGTAAAATCGCCAGGTTATTTTTCCATAGAACATACCAACAACGTCATGAAATTCAGGTATATTACGACCAAAAATACTGCCCCAATGGTGACACAAAT AAACCGTTCGAATACTGCCCATTTCATAGTGCTTTAAAGGATATATCTACGGAGAGCTTAGATGATTTGTATAATATTTCGTTAACGCCTCCAGAAGGTATATATGCCCAAACAATCCATCATGCCATCGAATCAAAGGATGGCGAGGTAGGAGCCATAGAAGAAGCTGTGTGTGGAAACGATAAAAAGACGAAGGATCTTATAAATAAATACTATCAAGCGA ATTATCAAACAACTGTTGAGGATCATCTGGCCACATTTAAAAAAGACGACGAGGAATATCAGAACGTAATGTTAAAGTATTGCTGG AAAGGACTAAGTCAAGAGAAGAAACTCTGCCCAGAAGATATTGACAAGGAAACTCAAATCTTACGAGATCTTCATCACAAAAAAG ACTGGGACGGTTTTAAGAAGAAACTGAAAGAGTTACTTGATAATACTTCCGAACCAGATCTTCAACAGATTTTTATTAAGTATCGTCACGATAAGAAAGGCATTGATAAAGCAGTTGAAGATGTATTCAAAGAAGAAAGACAGATAAGAGCTTACAATGTTTTAG CACGATACATCGAACACACCGCTAGATATTACGCTGAAATGCTACGCGATACTGTTGATTCGCCAACTTCATTGATAATCAAATCtacaaaaataaatcgaatCGTTTTGACCAGATGTGAACGAGATTTGAGCAGCATTTTCAAAGAATACCACGATAAATACGGGCATACCTTTACGAAAAATCTACAT GATATATTTTTCGACAGGTTCTGGTATTGGGATTTTGATCCAGAAGATCGATATGTGGAATGTATTCGATACCTTTGCGGTAAACCTTAA